Proteins from a single region of Flaviflexus salsibiostraticola:
- a CDS encoding FAD-dependent oxidoreductase, whose amino-acid sequence MITICGTGLAGLRTAVELRGLGYEGRIRAIEREGVPPYDRPPLSKDLFGDYRRPLSADGLGQLSDVCDEIVTAEIESLDGTTVIAGPDRFDSDVTVLALGADARRTIDGALSLRTRADADRLRTVSGPVTIVGGGWIGCELASSFAAAGRAVTLVEIAEHILPALGRAALPVADALRAMGVRITDEIPADAGTLIEATGAVPNTLGLDLTTDGWGRTAMPGVFAVGDCATIDIGPAGGHWNTALHQATRVARAIMTDPRDEPIPLVPDVFSTIAGRELLLIGHPIGEPITLPDGSRSLWLRDGRLVGGLTIDRPSDGVALRRNIGAAMTAEAAADPRPLKKILRETA is encoded by the coding sequence TCCCGCCCTACGATCGGCCGCCGCTGTCGAAGGACCTCTTCGGCGACTATCGCCGCCCTCTCTCCGCCGACGGCCTCGGGCAACTGTCCGACGTCTGCGATGAGATCGTCACCGCCGAGATCGAGAGCCTCGACGGCACCACCGTCATCGCCGGCCCAGATCGCTTCGACTCGGACGTGACCGTCCTCGCCCTCGGGGCCGATGCCAGGCGGACGATCGACGGCGCGCTCAGCCTCCGCACGAGGGCGGACGCCGACCGTCTTCGCACCGTCTCGGGTCCGGTCACCATCGTCGGGGGCGGCTGGATCGGCTGCGAGCTCGCCTCCTCGTTCGCCGCCGCCGGACGCGCCGTCACCCTGGTCGAGATCGCCGAGCACATCCTGCCCGCGCTCGGCCGGGCGGCCCTGCCCGTCGCCGACGCCCTGCGGGCCATGGGCGTGCGGATCACCGACGAGATCCCCGCCGATGCGGGAACCCTCATCGAGGCGACCGGCGCTGTTCCCAACACGCTCGGCCTCGACCTGACGACGGACGGATGGGGTCGCACGGCCATGCCAGGTGTCTTCGCCGTCGGCGACTGCGCCACCATCGACATCGGGCCCGCCGGCGGCCACTGGAACACGGCCCTCCATCAGGCGACCCGTGTCGCACGTGCGATCATGACGGACCCACGAGACGAGCCCATCCCGCTCGTCCCCGACGTCTTCTCGACGATCGCCGGGAGGGAGCTCCTCCTCATCGGCCATCCCATCGGCGAACCCATCACGCTTCCGGACGGCTCGCGCTCACTGTGGCTGAGGGACGGCCGGCTCGTCGGCGGGCTCACGATCGACCGCCCCTCCGATGGTGTCGCACTGCGCAGGAACATCGGGGCCGCTATGACGGCCGAGGCCGCGGCCGACCCGCGGCCTCTCAAGAAGATCCTTCGAGAGACGGCCTGA